In one window of Streptomyces sp. FXJ1.172 DNA:
- a CDS encoding slipin family protein, with product MLQELLGAIAAAGSAGVIYLAMAARVVKQYERGVLFRLGRVAGSERTPGLTLVIPFVDRLHKVNMQIVTMPIPAQEGITRDNVTVRVDAVVYFRVVDAASALVKVEDYKFAVSQMAQTSLRSIIGKSDLDDLLSNREKLNQGLELMIDSPAVGWGIQVDRVEIKDVSLPDTMKRSMARQAEADRERRARIINADAELQASKKLAEAAQQMADTPAALQLRLLQTVMAVSAEKNSTLVLPIPVELLHFLERGAQQPAPDGDGEARSG from the coding sequence ATGCTCCAGGAGCTGCTGGGCGCCATCGCGGCGGCGGGTTCCGCCGGTGTGATCTATCTGGCGATGGCCGCACGAGTGGTCAAGCAGTACGAACGCGGCGTGCTCTTCCGGCTCGGCCGGGTCGCCGGGAGCGAACGCACACCCGGCCTGACCCTGGTGATCCCGTTCGTGGACCGGCTGCACAAGGTCAACATGCAGATCGTCACGATGCCGATCCCGGCCCAGGAGGGCATCACCCGCGACAACGTCACCGTCCGGGTCGACGCGGTCGTCTACTTCCGGGTGGTCGACGCGGCGAGCGCCCTGGTGAAGGTCGAGGACTACAAGTTCGCGGTGTCGCAGATGGCCCAGACGTCCCTCAGGTCGATCATCGGCAAGAGCGACCTGGACGACCTGCTGTCCAACCGCGAGAAACTCAATCAGGGCCTGGAGCTGATGATCGACAGCCCGGCCGTCGGCTGGGGCATCCAGGTCGACCGCGTCGAGATCAAGGACGTCTCGCTGCCGGACACGATGAAGCGGTCCATGGCCCGCCAGGCCGAGGCCGACCGGGAGCGCCGGGCCCGGATCATCAACGCCGACGCCGAACTGCAGGCCTCCAAGAAGCTCGCCGAGGCCGCCCAGCAGATGGCCGACACGCCGGCCGCCCTCCAGCTGCGGCTGCTGCAGACGGTGATGGCGGTGTCGGCCGAGAAGAACTCCACGCTGGTCCTGCCCATCCCGGTGGAGCTGCTGCACTTCCTGGAACGGGGTGCTCAGCAGCCCGCGCCGGACGGTGACGGAGAGGCACGTTCCGGCTAG
- a CDS encoding aminoacyl-tRNA hydrolase — translation MPPSDRRDEAPQFVLPLVVRIERTAPPARTDALETAARAVLVLLGDARANGDGEWADAVRNWEDARIRKVVRRARGAEWRRAETLPGITVTGKAAQVRVFPPIPLDGWPKDLAKLQVSGTELDDPEPPVAADPAQPVLWLNPELEMSAGKAMAQAGHGAQLAWWALSAAERTAWRDTGFALCVRTADPADWARLTGSGLPLVRDAGFTEIAPGSCTVVADHPALR, via the coding sequence ATGCCCCCGAGCGACCGCCGGGACGAAGCACCCCAGTTCGTCCTCCCCCTCGTCGTGCGGATCGAGCGCACCGCCCCGCCGGCCCGTACCGACGCGCTGGAGACGGCCGCCCGGGCCGTGCTCGTACTGCTCGGGGACGCGCGCGCGAACGGTGACGGCGAGTGGGCCGATGCGGTGCGGAACTGGGAGGACGCACGGATCCGCAAGGTTGTGCGGCGAGCCCGGGGCGCCGAGTGGCGGCGGGCCGAGACGCTGCCCGGGATCACGGTGACCGGCAAGGCCGCGCAGGTACGGGTCTTCCCGCCGATCCCGCTGGACGGCTGGCCCAAGGACCTGGCGAAGCTCCAGGTGTCCGGCACCGAGCTGGACGACCCGGAGCCGCCCGTCGCGGCGGATCCGGCGCAGCCGGTGCTGTGGCTGAATCCGGAGCTGGAGATGTCGGCCGGGAAGGCCATGGCCCAGGCGGGGCACGGCGCCCAGCTGGCCTGGTGGGCGCTGTCCGCGGCGGAGCGCACGGCCTGGCGGGACACGGGCTTCGCGCTCTGCGTCCGCACGGCCGACCCCGCCGACTGGGCCCGGCTGACCGGCAGCGGGCTGCCGCTCGTCCGGGATGCCGGTTTCACGGAGATCGCACCGGGCAGCTGCACGGTCGTCGCCGACCACCCGGCGCTGCGCTAG
- the zapE gene encoding cell division protein ZapE, with translation MSSSTTAPGSSPLTHAGPLSLCAREPHVPADRLVAEMVPPPRFDSVRFSTYIPDPNQPSQTEAVKVLEGFAAGLGGAHASGAGKRGFFGFGRARAPKTPAGPRGVYLDGGYGVGKTHLLASLWHATPAEPARKAFGTFVELTNLVGALGFQQTVRTLSGHSLLCIDEFELDDPGDTVLVSTLLGKLVEAGVALAATSNTLPGKLGEGRFAAADFLREIQGLSAHFRTLRIDGEDYRHRGLPEAPAPFTDEQVTKAAYATGGASLDDFPHLLEHLAKVHPSRYGALTDGLGAVCLTGVEPVPDQSTALRLVVLADRLYDREVPVLASGLPFDKLFSEEMLNGGYRKKYFRAISRLTALARDAKGLVGS, from the coding sequence GTGTCGTCCTCCACCACAGCCCCCGGTTCCAGCCCCCTGACCCACGCGGGCCCCCTCTCCCTGTGCGCCCGTGAGCCGCACGTCCCCGCGGACCGGCTGGTCGCCGAGATGGTGCCGCCGCCACGTTTCGACTCGGTCCGCTTCTCGACGTACATACCGGACCCGAACCAGCCCAGCCAGACCGAGGCGGTGAAGGTGCTGGAGGGCTTCGCGGCCGGACTCGGCGGGGCGCACGCCTCCGGCGCCGGCAAGCGCGGCTTCTTCGGCTTCGGCAGGGCCAGGGCGCCCAAGACCCCGGCCGGCCCGCGCGGGGTCTACCTGGACGGCGGCTACGGCGTCGGCAAGACCCACCTGCTCGCCTCCCTGTGGCACGCCACGCCAGCCGAGCCCGCCCGCAAGGCGTTCGGCACCTTCGTGGAGCTGACGAACCTGGTCGGCGCCCTCGGCTTCCAGCAGACGGTGCGCACCCTCTCCGGCCACAGCCTGCTGTGCATCGACGAGTTCGAGCTGGACGACCCGGGCGACACGGTCCTGGTGTCGACCCTGCTCGGCAAGCTGGTCGAGGCGGGCGTCGCGCTCGCCGCCACCTCCAACACACTGCCGGGCAAGCTGGGCGAGGGCCGGTTCGCCGCCGCCGACTTCCTGCGTGAGATACAGGGCCTGTCGGCCCACTTCCGCACCCTGCGCATCGACGGCGAGGACTACCGGCACCGCGGCCTGCCCGAGGCACCGGCGCCGTTCACCGACGAACAGGTGACGAAGGCGGCGTACGCCACCGGGGGCGCCTCGCTGGACGACTTCCCGCATCTGCTGGAGCACCTGGCCAAGGTCCACCCGAGCCGGTACGGCGCACTGACCGACGGGCTCGGGGCCGTGTGCCTGACCGGCGTGGAGCCGGTGCCCGACCAGTCGACCGCGCTCAGGCTCGTGGTGCTCGCGGACCGGCTCTACGACCGCGAGGTCCCCGTGCTGGCCTCGGGGCTTCCCTTCGACAAGCTGTTCAGCGAGGAGATGCTGAACGGCGGCTACCGCAAGAAGTACTTCCGCGCGATCTCCCGGCTCACCGCCCTGGCCCGCGACGCCAAGGGGCTCGTCGGCTCGTAG
- a CDS encoding YbhB/YbcL family Raf kinase inhibitor-like protein — MRKSVAALVAALACVSGCAGGGGEGDSAPSPTTAARMTVTSTAYAGGGTIPRRFTCDGENVSPPLAFSGVPAHTASLALLLQDTDAPHGAFTHWLAWDVDAHTAHLSAGEHPHGATEGTDDFGKPGYSGPCPPRGDRPHHYVLTVYAADGRLSLPAHASPGDLLRALSGHTLATGTLTGRYGR; from the coding sequence ATGCGTAAGAGCGTGGCGGCCCTGGTGGCCGCGCTGGCCTGCGTATCCGGATGCGCAGGCGGAGGGGGCGAGGGCGACAGTGCCCCCTCCCCCACGACCGCGGCGCGTATGACGGTCACGAGCACCGCGTACGCCGGGGGAGGCACGATCCCGCGCCGCTTCACCTGCGACGGCGAGAACGTCTCACCCCCGCTCGCCTTCTCCGGCGTACCCGCGCACACCGCCTCCCTGGCCCTGCTCCTCCAGGACACCGACGCCCCGCACGGCGCGTTCACGCACTGGCTGGCATGGGACGTCGACGCACACACCGCACACCTCTCGGCGGGCGAACACCCGCACGGCGCGACGGAAGGCACCGACGACTTCGGGAAGCCGGGCTACAGCGGCCCCTGCCCACCCCGCGGGGACCGTCCGCATCACTACGTCCTCACGGTGTACGCCGCGGACGGCCGCCTCTCGCTCCCGGCGCACGCGAGCCCGGGCGACCTGCTTCGGGCCTTGTCGGGGCACACTCTGGCCACGGGAACGCTGACCGGCCGATACGGCCGCTAG
- a CDS encoding DUF4142 domain-containing protein, with product MRPRPPIKGRGIFNGTGLVIAALATTAAALLYPLWSYADRQETAGAGADVLSARTVTTPYGPLSAQDQDFITKVRLAGLWELPAGQLAERKGTTAAVRTAGQHLVDGHTSLDAHVRTVATQLGVPLPNEPNTQQKQWLTTLEAAQGEDFDRKFAAILRLAHGRVFTLVAQVRSDTQNSLVRDLADDANATVLDHIKVMEATGYVDFTALAKELAASPTPVPTPPAVAPSAVVPVTPSPGESYSLPPAAASPQPSSP from the coding sequence ATGCGACCCCGCCCCCCGATCAAGGGCCGAGGCATATTCAACGGCACCGGACTCGTCATCGCGGCCCTCGCGACGACCGCGGCGGCACTGCTGTACCCGCTGTGGTCGTACGCCGACCGGCAGGAGACGGCCGGGGCCGGCGCCGACGTGCTGAGCGCACGGACCGTCACGACGCCCTACGGTCCGCTGTCGGCGCAGGACCAGGACTTCATCACCAAGGTCCGGCTCGCGGGGCTCTGGGAGCTGCCCGCCGGCCAGCTGGCGGAGCGCAAGGGGACCACGGCCGCCGTACGCACCGCGGGCCAGCACCTCGTCGACGGGCACACCTCGCTGGACGCGCACGTGCGCACCGTCGCCACCCAGCTCGGCGTACCGCTGCCCAACGAGCCGAACACCCAGCAGAAGCAGTGGCTCACCACCCTTGAGGCGGCACAGGGAGAGGACTTCGACCGCAAGTTCGCCGCCATCCTGCGCCTCGCGCACGGCCGGGTGTTCACGCTGGTCGCCCAGGTCCGGTCCGACACCCAGAACTCCCTCGTCCGCGACCTCGCCGACGACGCCAACGCGACCGTCCTGGATCACATCAAGGTCATGGAGGCGACGGGGTACGTGGACTTCACCGCGCTCGCGAAGGAACTGGCCGCCTCGCCCACCCCCGTGCCGACCCCGCCGGCCGTCGCCCCGAGCGCGGTCGTCCCGGTGACACCGTCGCCCGGCGAGTCGTACTCCCTGCCGCCCGCCGCCGCGAGCCCGCAGCCGAGCAGCCCCTGA
- a CDS encoding ABC transporter produces MTALLRYQADLLVRSQRWLPPVILYAAFLVIGVQSGQPVLNSLGYTAAGLLPVAAWLVRICVTGEPDAARACVAAARGPARAHLACLLTALSAAVALGVVATAVVALISAPASDDHQIHVPTLKAGAAGLPATLACALLGAAVGALTNRPVLRSTGRAVPAMLLGALLAVVLTGSPAQAAVSGLVSGSQTGRVPVPLLPLAGAALLTAAAFAAAGGLAARRSP; encoded by the coding sequence ATGACCGCACTCCTGCGCTACCAGGCCGACCTGCTGGTGCGTTCCCAGCGCTGGCTGCCGCCGGTGATCCTGTACGCCGCGTTCCTGGTGATCGGCGTGCAGAGCGGCCAGCCCGTTCTCAACTCGCTCGGCTACACGGCCGCAGGACTCCTCCCGGTGGCCGCCTGGCTGGTGCGGATCTGCGTCACCGGTGAGCCGGACGCGGCCCGCGCCTGTGTCGCCGCCGCGCGCGGCCCCGCCCGGGCACACCTCGCCTGCCTGCTGACCGCGCTGTCCGCGGCGGTGGCCCTCGGAGTGGTCGCGACCGCGGTGGTGGCGCTGATCAGCGCCCCCGCGAGCGACGACCACCAGATCCACGTACCCACGCTGAAGGCCGGCGCGGCCGGGCTGCCCGCCACGCTCGCCTGCGCGCTGCTCGGCGCGGCCGTCGGAGCGCTCACCAACCGGCCGGTGCTGCGCTCCACCGGCCGGGCGGTGCCCGCGATGCTGCTGGGCGCGCTGCTCGCGGTGGTGCTCACGGGCTCCCCGGCGCAGGCCGCGGTCAGCGGACTGGTCTCCGGTTCGCAGACCGGCCGGGTGCCGGTGCCGCTGCTGCCGCTGGCCGGGGCGGCCCTGCTCACGGCCGCCGCCTTCGCCGCGGCGGGCGGCCTCGCCGCCCGCCGGTCACCCTGA
- a CDS encoding carbonic anhydrase, protein MQPLIDNARTFGQRPEEFAKLAEGQSPQVLFITCSDSRVVPALITGARPGELFELRTAGNIVPPHTSQQPTSEAATIEYAVEVLGVRDIVVCGHSHCGAVGALVRGDDLTAVPAVRDWLAHATPRPAGAAEDPEVAQGVQAHVLTQLLRLRSYPCVERKLAEGRLGLHAWYYEVHTGAVRAHRPHTDTFESL, encoded by the coding sequence ATGCAGCCCCTCATCGACAACGCCCGTACCTTCGGACAGCGCCCTGAGGAGTTCGCCAAGCTCGCCGAAGGCCAGTCCCCGCAGGTGCTCTTCATCACCTGCTCCGATTCCCGGGTCGTGCCCGCCCTGATCACGGGCGCCCGCCCCGGCGAGCTGTTCGAGCTGCGCACCGCGGGCAACATCGTCCCGCCGCACACCTCGCAGCAGCCGACCAGCGAGGCCGCCACCATCGAGTACGCCGTGGAGGTGCTCGGTGTGCGCGACATCGTCGTCTGCGGCCACTCGCACTGCGGCGCCGTCGGCGCGCTCGTGCGCGGCGACGACCTGACCGCCGTACCGGCCGTGCGCGACTGGCTCGCACACGCCACCCCGCGCCCGGCCGGCGCGGCCGAGGACCCGGAGGTCGCCCAGGGCGTGCAGGCCCATGTCCTCACCCAGCTGCTGCGGCTGCGCTCGTACCCGTGCGTCGAGCGGAAGCTGGCGGAGGGCCGGCTGGGCCTGCACGCCTGGTACTACGAGGTGCACACCGGCGCCGTTCGGGCGCACCGCCCGCACACCGACACCTTCGAGTCCCTGTGA
- a CDS encoding ABC transporter ATP-binding protein — protein sequence MQRDLRLIGVGRRYGIRGPWVLRGIDLTVAPATLTRIEGANGTGKSTLLRLLARLDAPTEGRVTGRPRTAYVPERFPSALPFTALGYLTRLAAVHGLSRGTAQRAAGTWLERFGASAHAGTPMARLSKGSSQKVAVAQALLGEPELLVLDEAWTGLDAAARAELERAVAERTAAGGAVVFVDHDPRRLAGAPDTTYTVRDGGLERRTGGGSSPAGPLALVTAQGPAGGILPPDAARTVTTADERAPGSYRLAVPASHSDVLLRALLTARPPWHVVSVTPPPDDDPPSPDPGSRP from the coding sequence ATGCAACGTGACCTACGACTGATCGGCGTAGGCCGCCGCTACGGCATCCGCGGCCCCTGGGTGTTACGAGGCATCGACCTCACCGTCGCACCCGCAACCCTCACCCGCATAGAAGGAGCGAACGGCACCGGAAAGTCCACCCTGCTCCGTCTCCTCGCGCGCCTGGACGCGCCGACGGAGGGCCGTGTCACCGGCCGCCCCCGCACGGCATACGTCCCCGAACGCTTCCCCTCGGCGCTGCCCTTCACCGCCCTCGGCTACCTCACCCGCCTCGCCGCGGTGCACGGCCTGAGCCGCGGGACCGCGCAGCGCGCCGCCGGCACCTGGCTGGAGCGGTTCGGCGCGAGTGCCCACGCGGGCACCCCGATGGCGCGGCTGTCCAAGGGCAGCAGCCAGAAGGTCGCCGTCGCCCAGGCCCTGCTCGGCGAGCCGGAGCTGCTGGTGCTGGACGAGGCCTGGACCGGCCTGGACGCGGCCGCACGGGCCGAGCTGGAACGCGCGGTGGCCGAGCGGACCGCCGCCGGGGGCGCCGTGGTGTTCGTCGACCACGACCCGCGCCGGCTGGCCGGAGCGCCGGACACGACGTACACCGTGCGCGACGGCGGGCTCGAACGCCGTACCGGTGGCGGGAGTTCACCGGCCGGGCCGCTCGCCCTGGTCACCGCACAGGGTCCGGCCGGCGGGATCCTGCCGCCCGACGCGGCCCGTACCGTCACCACCGCCGACGAGAGGGCCCCCGGCAGCTACCGCCTCGCCGTCCCCGCCTCCCACTCGGACGTCCTGCTGCGCGCCCTGCTCACGGCCCGCCCGCCCTGGCACGTCGTGAGCGTCACCCCGCCCCCCGACGACGACCCGCCGTCTCCCGACCCCGGAAGCCGCCCATGA
- a CDS encoding polysaccharide deacetylase family protein, which translates to MIPPARRITAICVLGVALAACGSADGARQVRAEATAVSVLPPAPRPPVLAPGPGGLTPVFEHGPRTLGKSVALTFDADMTADEGPRAAAGEHFDNPDLIATLRALKVPATVFMTGRWADEYPTEAQSLGRDPQFEVANHSYSHHAFTDDCHGLPAVPAAEMRSEVTRAYASLRRAGVPHPMPYFRFPGGCYDRQALRALNGVGVTAVQWDVVGGDAFATDAGAVTRQVLTRVRPGSVVVMHCSRSAAPGTERVVQSLVPQLRGRGYRFVKVSELIGQSGGRR; encoded by the coding sequence GTGATCCCACCAGCACGCCGTATCACCGCCATCTGTGTCCTGGGCGTGGCGCTCGCCGCCTGCGGAAGTGCGGACGGTGCCCGGCAGGTCCGGGCCGAGGCCACCGCCGTTTCCGTCCTGCCGCCCGCCCCGCGCCCGCCCGTGCTCGCGCCGGGTCCAGGCGGTCTGACCCCGGTCTTCGAGCACGGCCCGCGCACCCTGGGCAAGAGCGTCGCGCTGACCTTCGACGCCGACATGACCGCCGACGAGGGCCCCCGCGCGGCGGCCGGCGAGCACTTCGACAACCCGGACCTCATCGCCACCCTGCGCGCGCTGAAGGTGCCGGCGACGGTCTTCATGACGGGCCGCTGGGCGGACGAGTACCCGACCGAGGCCCAAAGCCTCGGCCGCGACCCGCAGTTCGAGGTCGCCAACCACTCCTACAGCCACCACGCGTTCACCGACGACTGCCACGGTCTGCCGGCCGTGCCCGCCGCCGAGATGCGCTCGGAGGTGACACGGGCGTACGCCTCCCTGCGCAGGGCGGGAGTGCCGCACCCGATGCCGTACTTCCGTTTCCCCGGCGGCTGTTACGACCGGCAGGCGCTGCGCGCGCTGAACGGGGTCGGGGTCACCGCGGTGCAGTGGGACGTGGTGGGCGGCGACGCGTTCGCCACGGACGCCGGCGCGGTCACCCGGCAGGTGCTGACGCGGGTGCGGCCCGGCTCGGTGGTCGTCATGCACTGCAGCCGCAGCGCCGCCCCGGGCACCGAGCGGGTCGTCCAAAGCCTCGTACCGCAACTGCGCGGGCGCGGCTACCGGTTCGTCAAGGTCTCCGAGCTGATCGGGCAGAGCGGCGGGCGACGCTGA
- a CDS encoding SulP family inorganic anion transporter has product MTGKNTLISRFPYVRQDFAASLVVFLVALPLCVGVAVASGVPAELGLVTGIVGGLVTGLMRGSSLQVSGPAAGMTVLVFEAVKEFGLPVLGVIVLAAGAIQVGMGLLKLGRYFRAISVSVVEGMLAGIGLVLIAGQLYPALAAKAPDSGLGKVAGLPGAFRDALGEGPALSSLAVAVGTIAVLLLWKHAPAKVRTLPGPLAAVALATLAAFALDLPVATVEVQGLLGSIQPPPPSAFGELAGVGVLGTVVAFTLIASAESLFSAAAVDRLHSGPRTAYDKELIAQGTGNAVCGLLGALPMTAVIVRSAANVQAGARTKASRVLHGIWLLLFAALLPDVLAHIPVPALAGILIHSGAKLVPVRALAALWREQRGEALILAVTAVSIVAVSMFEGVLTGLALAVVKTAWEASHVKLEVIDKGAGPVDAYLSGNATFLRLPKILDSLESLPQDRPVRLDLSGLHHLDHACRTALENWAARHSAAGTEPVEVTAAQAA; this is encoded by the coding sequence ATGACCGGCAAGAACACCCTCATATCCCGATTCCCGTACGTGCGGCAGGACTTCGCCGCCTCCCTCGTCGTCTTCCTGGTCGCGCTGCCGCTGTGCGTCGGCGTGGCCGTCGCCTCCGGCGTCCCGGCCGAACTCGGCCTGGTCACCGGCATCGTGGGCGGTCTCGTCACCGGGCTGATGCGCGGCAGCAGCCTGCAGGTGTCGGGGCCGGCCGCCGGCATGACCGTGCTCGTCTTCGAGGCGGTCAAGGAGTTCGGCCTGCCGGTGCTCGGCGTGATCGTGCTCGCCGCCGGAGCGATCCAGGTGGGCATGGGCCTGCTGAAGCTGGGGCGCTACTTCCGCGCCATCTCGGTCTCCGTGGTCGAGGGCATGCTGGCCGGAATCGGTCTGGTCCTCATCGCCGGGCAGCTGTATCCGGCGCTGGCGGCCAAGGCCCCCGACTCCGGCCTGGGCAAAGTGGCCGGGCTGCCGGGGGCCTTCCGGGACGCCCTCGGCGAGGGCCCGGCCCTGTCCTCGCTCGCCGTGGCCGTGGGCACGATCGCGGTGCTCCTCCTGTGGAAGCACGCTCCGGCGAAGGTGCGCACGCTGCCCGGCCCGCTGGCCGCGGTCGCACTGGCCACGCTCGCGGCGTTCGCGCTGGACCTGCCGGTGGCCACGGTCGAGGTGCAGGGCCTGCTGGGCTCGATCCAGCCGCCGCCGCCGAGCGCCTTCGGCGAGCTGGCGGGCGTCGGGGTGCTCGGCACGGTCGTCGCCTTCACCCTGATCGCGTCCGCCGAGTCGCTGTTCAGCGCGGCGGCCGTGGACCGGCTGCACTCGGGGCCGCGCACCGCGTACGACAAGGAGCTGATCGCCCAGGGCACCGGCAACGCGGTGTGCGGGCTGCTCGGCGCGCTGCCGATGACCGCGGTGATCGTGCGCAGCGCGGCCAACGTCCAGGCGGGCGCCCGCACGAAGGCCTCCCGGGTCCTGCACGGCATATGGCTGCTCCTGTTCGCGGCGCTGCTGCCCGACGTGCTCGCCCACATCCCGGTCCCGGCGCTCGCGGGCATCCTGATCCACTCCGGCGCCAAGCTGGTGCCGGTCCGGGCGCTGGCGGCGCTGTGGCGCGAGCAGCGCGGCGAGGCACTGATCCTGGCCGTGACGGCGGTCTCGATCGTGGCGGTCAGCATGTTCGAGGGCGTACTGACAGGCCTGGCGCTGGCGGTGGTCAAGACCGCCTGGGAGGCCTCGCACGTCAAGCTGGAGGTCATCGACAAGGGTGCGGGCCCGGTGGACGCGTATCTGTCGGGCAACGCGACCTTCCTGCGGCTGCCGAAGATCCTCGACAGCCTGGAGTCCCTCCCCCAGGACCGCCCGGTCCGCCTCGACCTGTCCGGCCTCCACCACCTGGACCACGCCTGCCGCACGGCCCTGGAGAACTGGGCCGCACGCCACAGCGCGGCCGGCACGGAACCGGTGGAGGTCACGGCGGCGCAGGCCGCCTGA
- a CDS encoding TIGR04222 domain-containing membrane protein: MFWVLLLLLAWAFAGTACTRLCLAAVRAAASDTDDTAVTAEAAVPAADREHRLTLYEAAFLSGGPSRVADVTMVSMARQRRLLLAHTGWATVVDPRGRDEMEQSVIRAIGPQGQSRIQPVRARAAGTEAVRRLADRLERAGLAVPDGAGTTVAAAVRQVRAAALAVAALGATALLLPLQTGTPRLLIGLWFALPLTLSLSCLVIARFEVHPYSRWASPAGLRLLGTLTRRPAGDERSFLTSVAVRGIRAIGEPELRAAFTHRDQPWRE; the protein is encoded by the coding sequence ATGTTCTGGGTCCTCCTCCTGCTCCTGGCCTGGGCTTTCGCCGGTACGGCGTGCACCCGGCTGTGCCTGGCCGCCGTCCGCGCGGCAGCGTCGGACACGGATGACACGGCTGTGACGGCCGAGGCGGCTGTTCCGGCGGCGGACCGGGAGCACCGTCTGACGCTGTACGAGGCGGCCTTCCTCTCCGGCGGCCCCTCCCGGGTCGCCGATGTGACGATGGTCTCGATGGCCCGCCAGCGCCGCCTGCTGCTCGCACACACCGGCTGGGCCACGGTGGTGGACCCGCGGGGACGCGACGAGATGGAGCAGTCCGTCATAAGGGCCATAGGGCCACAGGGCCAGTCGCGGATCCAGCCCGTGCGGGCCCGTGCGGCCGGGACCGAAGCCGTACGGCGGCTCGCCGACCGGCTGGAGCGCGCCGGCCTCGCCGTCCCCGACGGTGCCGGTACGACCGTGGCGGCGGCCGTCCGCCAGGTACGTGCCGCCGCACTGGCCGTGGCCGCGCTCGGGGCGACCGCGCTGCTGCTGCCCCTCCAGACCGGCACCCCCCGGCTGCTGATCGGCCTGTGGTTCGCCCTGCCCCTCACGCTGTCCCTGAGCTGCCTGGTCATCGCCCGGTTCGAGGTGCATCCGTACTCCCGGTGGGCCTCCCCGGCCGGGCTGCGGCTGCTCGGCACACTCACCCGCAGGCCGGCCGGGGACGAGCGGTCGTTCCTCACCTCCGTCGCCGTCCGCGGGATCCGCGCGATCGGCGAGCCGGAGCTGCGCGCGGCGTTCACGCACCGCGACCAGCCCTGGCGGGAGTGA
- a CDS encoding DUF692 domain-containing protein yields MRRLGTGIGWRPEIADAVERMPGIGWVEVVAENVCPGHLPESLLRLRERGVTVIPHGVSLGLGGADRPDEGRLTALAERAEALGSPLVTEHIAFVRAGGALTVSPPLEAGHLLPVPRTRDALDVLCENVRIAQDALPVPLALENIAALLSWPGEELTEGQFLSELVERTGVRLLIDVANLHTNHVNRGEDPAEALAALPLEAIAYVHVAGGFERDGVWHDSHAHPVPRPVLDILTDLASRTAPPGVLLERDDNFPEPAELERELTLIREAATPCGTGSAGGGAGSAVGRARSVGGGVGLLARPVAGARERVGVAQAAVLSSLVAGTPVPEGFDRARMRVQARALAAKRADVVAKVAPELPVILGTGYRALFLEYARERPMSGGYRRDALDFAGHLLRAGRPEEAGARRELREWWLDRAGAAPRPSGGRLARTARRVLLRHRG; encoded by the coding sequence ATGCGGCGACTGGGCACGGGGATCGGGTGGCGGCCGGAGATCGCGGACGCCGTGGAACGCATGCCGGGGATCGGCTGGGTGGAGGTCGTGGCGGAGAACGTCTGCCCGGGTCACCTCCCGGAGTCGCTGCTGCGGCTGCGTGAGCGCGGCGTGACCGTGATCCCGCACGGGGTCTCCCTCGGCCTCGGCGGCGCCGACCGCCCGGACGAGGGCCGCCTGACGGCGCTGGCGGAGCGCGCGGAGGCCCTCGGTTCGCCCCTGGTCACCGAGCACATCGCGTTCGTCCGCGCGGGCGGCGCGCTCACCGTCTCCCCGCCGCTGGAGGCCGGGCACCTGCTGCCGGTGCCGCGCACCCGGGACGCCCTGGACGTGCTCTGCGAGAACGTCCGCATCGCCCAGGACGCCCTGCCCGTGCCGCTGGCCCTGGAGAACATCGCCGCGCTGCTCTCCTGGCCGGGCGAGGAGCTGACCGAGGGGCAGTTCCTGTCCGAGCTGGTCGAACGCACCGGCGTACGGCTGCTGATCGACGTGGCCAACCTGCACACCAACCACGTCAACCGGGGCGAGGACCCCGCCGAGGCACTGGCCGCGCTGCCGCTGGAGGCGATCGCCTACGTCCATGTGGCGGGCGGCTTCGAACGGGACGGCGTCTGGCACGACAGCCACGCCCACCCCGTACCGCGCCCCGTCCTCGACATCCTGACCGACCTCGCCTCCCGGACCGCCCCGCCCGGTGTCCTGCTGGAACGGGACGACAACTTCCCCGAACCGGCCGAACTGGAACGGGAGTTGACCCTGATCCGAGAGGCGGCGACACCCTGCGGCACCGGCTCGGCGGGCGGGGGTGCCGGCTCGGCGGTCGGGAGGGCCCGCTCGGTCGGCGGCGGTGTCGGTCTGCTCGCTCGGCCGGTGGCCGGCGCGCGGGAGCGGGTCGGTGTCGCCCAGGCCGCCGTGCTGTCCTCGCTGGTGGCCGGGACGCCGGTGCCCGAGGGATTCGACCGGGCGCGGATGCGGGTGCAGGCGCGGGCGCTCGCGGCGAAGCGGGCGGACGTGGTGGCGAAGGTGGCACCGGAGCTGCCGGTGATCCTCGGCACCGGGTACCGGGCGCTGTTCCTCGAGTACGCACGGGAGCGGCCGATGAGCGGGGGGTACCGGCGGGACGCGCTGGATTTCGCCGGGCATCTGCTGCGCGCCGGGCGGCCCGAGGAGGCGGGGGCCCGGCGGGAGCTGCGGGAGTGGTGGCTGGACCGGGCAGGAGCGGCACCGAGGCCGTCCGGCGGGCGGCTGGCCCGTACGGCCCGGAGGGTACTGCTGCGGCACCGGGGCTGA